The window TCGACCCGAGCGAGCCGACTCACGCGGCGCTCGCCTGGGCTGACGGCAAAGCGCTGGGCATGGTGCATTACATCTACCATCGCTCGAACTGGAGCATCGAAAACTCCTGCTACCTGCAAGACCTGCTGGTCGCAGAGCACACCCGCGGCACGGGTGTCGGTCGCCAACTGATCGAACACGTCTACGCCACCGCTAAAGCCGACGGTTGCTGCAAAGTCCATTGGCTGACCCACGAAAGCAACGCCACGGCGATCCAGCTCTACGAGCGCATCGCCGAGCGCCCGGGCCTCATCCAGTTTCGCAAAGCCCTTTAAGGAGAGACGCGCATGACTGCTTCACTTGCTGACTGGAAAGGCGTTCCTGCCCCCACGACCAAGCTGCTCGAAGGACGCTTCATCCGCCTGGAAAGACTCGACCCGGCGCGCCACGCCGACGAGTTGTTCAACGCGCTGCAAGGTCCCGGCGCCGATCCGAAACTCTGGGATTATTTGCCCTACGGCCCGTTCCCCGAGCGCGGTGTGTTCAATGACTGGCTGAACAATCACGCAGCCAGCAGCGACCCGTATTTCTTCAGCGTCATCGACCGCGCCAGCGGCCAGGTGCAAGGCATCCTCAGCCTGATGTCGATTGTTCCGGCTCAGGGCCGCATCGAAATCGGCCACGTCACCTTCGGCGCACCGATGCAGCGTTCGCCGAAGAGCACCGAGGCGGTTTACCTGCTGGGCAAATACGCCTTCGAGCTGGGCTATCGTCGCCTCGAATGGAAGTGCAACAACGGCAACGCCCGCTCCAAATACGCGGCCGAGCGTTTGGGTTTCAGTTTTGAAGGCGTGTTCCGCCAGCACATGGTGGTCAAGGGGCAGAACCGCGATACGGCGTGGTATTCGATTCTGGATGGTGAGTGGCCGGCGATTGCGGCGGGGTTTGAGCAATGGTTGAGTGATGAAAACCAGACACCGACCGGGCAGGTGAAAGGCTTGGTCGAGTGCCGTTCTTAACCTTTTAAAAGCAAAAAATCGCAGCCTGCGGCAGGCCCTACATTTGCCTTGTGCAGGAGCTGCCGCAGGCTCGGGCCGCGTTCGGACGATGTTTTGATCTTTAACTGATATCTCGCCGAATCCGCACAACGCCCATCTTCATCCCAAACGGACGAAACACGGCGTTCAGCGACTTCAGTGTCTGATTACCTTCACCGTGTTCGATGTGCACCAAGGTACGCACCGAGATTTTGCACATTTTCGCGAACTGGGTTTGATGCAACCCCGTCACTTCTACACGTAAGCGGCGAACGGCTTCGCCGATCTCAAGCGTTCCCTGTGCCAGCGCTTCCCGTATGTTTTCAATAAGCACAGTGCGTTCGGCAACGGTCAGGCTCATTTCAGATCCCACTCTTTCAATCGCTGCTCCAGATTCTTCAATGCGATGCCTGGGTGATTCATGGTTCGGTCCGGCAGGCCGCTCTCGGTCAAAATATCGGGAAGGGCCGCAAGGCGTCGTGCATCCTGACGAAGGCGCTCGAATGAATCCGGCGCATCGGCCAAAGCAGCCAAGGGATCATCCGGGTCTGCAATATCAGCCAATGCACGACAAACGCCTCGCCAATCGACATCACCCGCTCTTTCCAACGCTTTCGGCCACTTAGTCGTACGGGTAACGCCTTCATCGTCCATGACCATCGGCGCCAAGTCATAAATGGGCGCAAGTCGAAACGAACTTGCCCCACGAATAATCGCGGTATTGCGGCCATGGTTATCCGAGTTACCGAGAATTTTGTTGATCAGATCCCGACGCAAGTAGTCCGCCACCAGATCAGGAATCTGATCCGCTTGCCCTGCCTCACGCCATAGGCCGGCAAGCATGCGAATCACGTCCAAATGGTCCATCGCGCTGCCTGGCGTTGTCACGTTAGCCAGCGAATAAATAGATTCGACCGCGTAACGCTCAACACCTTGAGCCGTTACCCGACGATCAAAACGCTGCATCCACAAGCTGGGTTTCGTCGCCTCTTCCAGTGCCAGCCCTTGTGATGCGACCGTTTCAATGCCTAATGTCTGCAAGGCCCTGTAGTAGTGGAACTCACTTCGCAAGATGTCCTGATCGGTCCGGTTGCCTTTGTTACGGGCAAATTTCACAAACCAGTGCTGACTGACCTCTGAATCCTCAAGGACTGCATCGGGGAACAGGAGACCGGCCTTGTTCTCTGCCAACAAAAGCTTCGGTGCTTCCCCCCCCGCCCCCGTCGCGCCGCCAATGGCTGCACCCAGTTCATAGGCGTACTCGAGAAACCGGTTGTCACGCAGGATCACGTCCTGACGCTGAAACCCAATGGGCTCTCGCTCATCCACAGATTCGGCAGACTCCTTTATCCGCATGTTGCCGATCGGTGCCGCTGTACTTCGACCCAACAGATAAAGATCGGCGCTGATGCCTGCGGGTTTTTCTTGCCCCACACGAGCAAGAAGAAAACGTTTCGCCGCACCGGCAGGAGCGATGTCATGGATGAAGGCTGGCACAGCGGATCTCCGGCTATCCCATTCCAATGGGAACCGTACACTCACAGCTTTTGAGAACGGCGAACCGAGGGCATCTAAGTTATCGACGAGATAAGTGGTTTGATACCCGAAATCGCAGCGACTTTCGAAACCCTTTTCGGGGTTAGTGAAGCTCAGAACCATCGCGTCATGCCATTGCCCAACCGCGAATATCTGTAATGTCAGGTTGTACATGAGCTTTTCACCTGCATTTAAATGCATTTTTGCGAAGAATCTTTCAGCCATAAATGCAATATAGTGCATATTTTGTCGAAGCTTATAAGCTCATCTGCAACAAAATGCAGATACGCCATGACCTATGCCAATTAAATCAAGCAGCAATAACGTATTTCCCAACCAGTGCGCTGGTAGCACATGCGCATGTGCCGCCAGCGCGTTGATCACTCCGTGGGCACTAACCTGTCCAGCACCCGATTGACCGCCAACTCTGCCAGCATCACCACCTGAGCGATGCCTTGCAGGGTTTTGCGGTGGGTACCTTCAACCTGCGCGATATGGTTGTTGATGATGACGGTGGCCGAGCCGAGGGTTTCACTGGCATCTGCCAGCAGGGACTCGTTGTCGGCCTCGAGACTTGCCATGTACAGCGTGTTGGGTTTGTAAGGCGCGGCCATGATGTCGGCCGCCGATGTGCCGAGATAGTGGTCGAGGGCGCGCTCGGCGGCTTCGTGGAATTTCTTTGAGTCGGGCGATTCGTAGGGGGATGTCGGGTCGGTGACCGGCGGGTTTGGCGTTGGTTTGAACATGGTGACTAACCTCTGTGAGGCCGCCATCTTTTCACCGCTAAGCGAAAGGGTGGCGGCTGTGCGCAAGTTAGCGGACCGGTAGTCACCAAAAACCCGGTGCACCCGAAGGTGCCATGCGCACAGCCACCATCAAGTGCAGGCGAATGCCTGACTGGATAGATATGTGCAACCGTAGTGACTAGCCGGGCCGCTAAGCCCGATCACTGGAAATCAGTGATGCAAACCAAGTTACGCAGCCAGCCAAAGGCGCACAAGCCGGCGGATTCTGGTGCATGCGTAGGCAGCGGCGCAAGGATTTGTAGGTCGCAAGACGTAAAGCCAACAGGCTTTAAACAAGAGCGACGACAGAGGTTTACTGCACCAGAATAATTGGCGATTTATCTGTCGTATCAGCCCTCTTCTCTTAACCGAGTTTCTGCGCCAACACCGCAATGTGCTCCGGGCCGATCCCGCAGCAACCACCCAAATGACTGGCACCACGCTGCTGCCAGTCGAGCGCCCAATGCAGATAACCCGGCGGATCGAGATCTTCGCGCAACGGGTCTAGTCCATCATTGGCCGTCGCTTCTTTCGGCTGTGGCGGGAACGCATTGGCATACGCGCCGATGTGAATCTTCACCCCCAGTCGTTCGAAGGTTTCGCGCGCCGCATCAATCGCCGCGCCGATCACTTCCGGCTGACTGCAATTGAACAACAGCGCCTCGACGCCCAACTCGGCGGCCACCGCAGCCGCTTCGGCCACCGGCTCGCCGGAGCGCAAGCGCGGCACTTCGTCGGTATCTTCGTCCTTCAAGGTAAACGACAGCCAGAACGGTTTACCGTCCTGCGGCAGCCCGGCGTGAATGGCGCGCGCCTCGACGATCGAGCTCTGGGTCTCCGCCAGCCACAGGTCCACGTGTGGTGCCAGGCCCTTGACCAACGGGTTGAGCAATTCGGTCACCCGGGACGCCTCGAACAGATCCGGGCGATAAGAGCCGAACAACGGCGGCAAGGAACCGGCCACCCGCACGGCTTTGCCCGACGCCTGCACCGCACGCCGTGCCAGTTCACCGGCCAGTGCCGCCAGCGCCTGACCTTCAGCGGCGAAACGTTCTTCGCCGATGTGGAACGGCACCACCGCGTAACTGTTGCTGGTGATCACATTGGCACCGCTGTCGATGTAGGCGGCGTGTACCGCTTCCACCGCTTGCGGCGCTTCGCTCAACGCCAGGGCTGACCACTCTGGCTGCCGGAATGGCGCACCGGCGCGTTGCAACTCACGGCCCATGCCGCCATCGAGAATAATCGTGCTTGCTGCGCCCATATGCTTTTCACTCATATGCTTATGAAAATAACTCACTACCAGAGTCGTTCTTATAACTATTTAATACGCACCATTCGGTTAATAACAACCTCTTTTTTTCCAGGGATCGACTGTGAAATTTCAACCACTACTGGCCCTGGGCCTGACGATTCTGGCTGCCTCCACCCAAGCCTTCGGCGGCACCACACTGGATCGTGTCGAGCAGAAAAAAGAGCTGGTCGGCGTACTGATGGAAAGCTATCCGCCCTTCTCGTTTCTCAACGAGCAAAACCAGCTCGACGGCTTCGATGTTGAAGTCGCTAAAGCCGTGGCGGACAAACTGGGCGTGAAACTGCGGCTGGAAACGCCGTCGTGGGACGTCATTGCCGCCGGCCGCTGGAGCGGGCGCTACGACATCTGCATCTGCTCGATGACCCCGAGCAAGGCCCGCGCCGAAGTGTTCGACTTCCCGGTCGAGTACTACGCCTCGCCCGCAGTGATCGTGGTCAACGCCAAAGACGATCGTATCCACGGCGCCAAGGATCTGAGCGGCAAGAAAGTCGGCCTCACCAGTGCCTCCAGCTACGAAAGTTATCTGAACAAGAATCTGGTCATCGAAGGCGCTGAAGACACGCAGTTGCAGTACCCGTTCGAAGATGTGCAGATCGCCCCGTATGACACCGACAACGTCGCCTTCCAGGACTTGGGCCTGGGTGCCGGCGTGCGTCTGGATGCGATCCTCACCAACCTCGTCACTGCGCAGCCACGCCTGAATCAAGACAAACGCTTCAAACTCGCCGGCGATGCGCTGTACTCGGAGCCGAATTCGGTCGCCATCGAAAAGGGTGACGCGCAATGGGATGCCAAAGTCCGTGAGGTCTTTGCCCAACTCAAACAGGACGGCACCCTGAGCAAGCTCTCGCAAAAATGGATCGGCGCCGATATCAGTCAATGACTTCTTTCCCGACACCTCCAAAGCCACCGCAACCGGTGGCTGAATCACGCCTGCGACGGTTCTTCGGGTTCCGTACACGGTTGTACCTGACGTGGGCGGCGCTGTTCTGTCTGTTCGCCGGATTCTTCCTGAGCTTCGACCTGAAGTTCTCGATCATCCTCGACAAGCTGCCCAATCTTGTCGGTCTCAAGCTTGCACCCAATGGCTTTCTGCAAGGCGCGGCGCTGACGCTGTTTCTGTGCGTGTGCTCGATTGTCGCTTCGTCATTGCTGGGCTTCGTCACGGCGCTGGCGCGACTGTCGAAAAGCGCGGTGGCGTTCGGCATCGCCAGTTTCTACGCCTCGTTCTTTCGCGGCACGCCGCTGCTGATTCAGATCCTGCTGATCTACCTCGGCTTGCCGCAATTGGGCATCGTGCCCGGCGCTATCGTTGCCGGGATCATCGCCTTGTCGTTGAACTACGGCGCCTATCTCAGCGAGATTTTCCGCGCCGGCATCCTCGGTGTTCCCTATGGCCAACGCGAAGCGTCACTGGCTCTGGGCATGCGCGACTCCGTAATTCTCTGGCGCATCACGCTGCCCCAGGCGATGCGCACGATCATCCCGCCCACGACCAATCAGTTCATTTCGATGCTCAAGGACTCGTCGCTGATTTCGGTGATGGGCGTTTGGGAAGTGATGTTTCTGGCGCAGTCGTATGGCCGTTCAAGCTATCGCTACATCGAGATGCTGACGACGGCGGCGATCATTTACTGGCTGATGTCGATCGGTCTTGAGCTGATTCAGGCGCGCATGGAACGGCATTACGGCAAGGCTTACGTGCGCCGTTCCTAAGGTGAACGGCAACGTAACAGACATCATTCTGTAAAAACCCATCGCTATACAGGACGGCCCGTCTCTAACAAAAGGCCGTCCTCTCATGCCCTTCCCGCCGCAGCGTCTGTCGCTCGCAATCGCTCTGTTGATTTCCGCCACCGCCGCCCACGGTAAAACCGTACAGATCGACACCGCCACCACCGCCGCACAAACCCTCGGTGGCAGCGACACGTTGACGATTTCGGCGCCGGGCAGTATCACCAACAGCGGCAAGACCGTGAGCCTTAAAGACAAAACCAGCGGTGCCGGCGTGGTAATCGATAACGCCGGCAAAATCATCTCCACGGGCGGTCGGGCCATCGACAGCAGTGGCGACCTGACCCAGGCGCGCAATTACACAATCTACAACCGCAGCGGCGGGCAGATTCTTGGCGCCAACGACGCCCTGCGCATCGACAGCAACTTCGTCAGCGGCAGCCTGTTGATCGACAACAGCGGCATCATTCGCTCAACCACCGGCCAAGGGCTGGATCTGGATGCACTGCGCAGCGACGGGGTGAAAACCACCATCATCAACCGCACGGGCGGACTGATTCGCGGCGACGCCAGCGACGGCATGAAGACCGGCGCCAACGCGACGATTACCAACTACGGCGAGATCTCTACGGGTGACTCGCACAATGCCGACGAGAAATTCGACGGCATCGACATAGACTCCGCGAGCGGCGTCAGCGTTACCAACTACGGGGTGATTTCCGGCGGCCGCCACGGCATCACCACCGACCTCGGTGCAACGCTGGTCAACTACGGGCAGATCACCGGGCGCAACGGCTCCGGCTTCGGTTCCGATGGCGACGGTACGGTGATCAACCACGGCACCATTACCGGCGCGTATTCCGGCTTGCAAGCCAACGGTGACGGCGATGGCGTAGACATCGACAAGATCGCCCACATCGAAAACTACGGCACCATTCAAGGCGTCGGCGCCGGCGGCGTCGACAAAGGTGGTTTCGCCAATGGCAGTGAGGGCATTGCCCTCGGCGGCGGCTACATTCTCAACGCCAGTGGCGCACTGATCAGTGGTGCCAACAGCGCCATTCTGGTGGACGACGGCAGCGGCGGTTCAGGGCTGGCGGCGACCACACTGGAGAACTTCGGCACCATTCAGGGCCTCGACGGTTTTGCCGTGAAGTTCGTTGGCGAGTTCGCTGACAACGTCGTCAACGGCGGCACCATCAGCGGCAGCAATGGCCTGGCGCTGGATCTGGGAGGCGGCAACGACAGCCTGACCTTGCGCCGTGGCAGCCGCTTCGTCGGCGCCGTGGACGGCGGCAGCGGTTACGACCGAGTGGTGATGGACGACGCGGCGGGTGGCAGCTTCGGCGACAGTCGTAACTTCGAATGGCTGGAAGTCAGCCAAGGCGCGTGGACGCTGACCGGCAAGGGCGATTTCAGCGACGGCGGTGCAGTGCGCAACGGCGCGACCCTGATCAATCAGGGCAGCATTGCCGGCAACCTGAGCGTGGATGCCGGCGGTGTCTATGCCGGTGGCGGCTCGGTGGGCAGCCTCAACGTCAACGGCACATTGCGTACTGACACCGGCCTCGGTCGCGCAACGGTTGTGCATGACTTGAACATGGGCAGTGCGTCCACCCTC of the Pseudomonas sp. Seg1 genome contains:
- a CDS encoding helix-turn-helix transcriptional regulator; protein product: MSLTVAERTVLIENIREALAQGTLEIGEAVRRLRVEVTGLHQTQFAKMCKISVRTLVHIEHGEGNQTLKSLNAVFRPFGMKMGVVRIRRDIS
- a CDS encoding GNAT family protein, translated to MTASLADWKGVPAPTTKLLEGRFIRLERLDPARHADELFNALQGPGADPKLWDYLPYGPFPERGVFNDWLNNHAASSDPYFFSVIDRASGQVQGILSLMSIVPAQGRIEIGHVTFGAPMQRSPKSTEAVYLLGKYAFELGYRRLEWKCNNGNARSKYAAERLGFSFEGVFRQHMVVKGQNRDTAWYSILDGEWPAIAAGFEQWLSDENQTPTGQVKGLVECRS
- a CDS encoding ABC transporter substrate-binding protein; its protein translation is MKFQPLLALGLTILAASTQAFGGTTLDRVEQKKELVGVLMESYPPFSFLNEQNQLDGFDVEVAKAVADKLGVKLRLETPSWDVIAAGRWSGRYDICICSMTPSKARAEVFDFPVEYYASPAVIVVNAKDDRIHGAKDLSGKKVGLTSASSYESYLNKNLVIEGAEDTQLQYPFEDVQIAPYDTDNVAFQDLGLGAGVRLDAILTNLVTAQPRLNQDKRFKLAGDALYSEPNSVAIEKGDAQWDAKVREVFAQLKQDGTLSKLSQKWIGADISQ
- a CDS encoding autotransporter outer membrane beta-barrel domain-containing protein, with protein sequence MPFPPQRLSLAIALLISATAAHGKTVQIDTATTAAQTLGGSDTLTISAPGSITNSGKTVSLKDKTSGAGVVIDNAGKIISTGGRAIDSSGDLTQARNYTIYNRSGGQILGANDALRIDSNFVSGSLLIDNSGIIRSTTGQGLDLDALRSDGVKTTIINRTGGLIRGDASDGMKTGANATITNYGEISTGDSHNADEKFDGIDIDSASGVSVTNYGVISGGRHGITTDLGATLVNYGQITGRNGSGFGSDGDGTVINHGTITGAYSGLQANGDGDGVDIDKIAHIENYGTIQGVGAGGVDKGGFANGSEGIALGGGYILNASGALISGANSAILVDDGSGGSGLAATTLENFGTIQGLDGFAVKFVGEFADNVVNGGTISGSNGLALDLGGGNDSLTLRRGSRFVGAVDGGSGYDRVVMDDAAGGSFGDSRNFEWLEVSQGAWTLTGKGDFSDGGAVRNGATLINQGSIAGNLSVDAGGVYAGGGSVGSLNVNGTLRTDTGLGRATVVHDLNMGSASTLAYGVNADGSSAPVQIGGTANLNGATLAVNPGSGTYPWQSHYTVLQAAQVNGTFGKVTSDYAFLTPTLAYTPTQVDLTYTRNDVAFNNFAATSNGSNAANSLASMGTSNALYNALLNTTQSTAGAAIEQLAGASNANLTSATLGASSQVGSSMLSAMQQMGGSPGLMVGLDQRDTPVLAANGVPSAARNLNDPNARGRLWLQAIGGYGKLDGEHGSSGLEQRTKGSVLGADWSLNPQWRLGILGGYSKTDLDATGIDGNVESWHAGVYALHQNGPMALRLGAAYSGHQGESKRTIAFNGFSDRPKGDYDADSQQAFAELGYAMGSGRLSAEPFANLGYQRYHRDSYREKGGAAALQVDSQTQDNFSSTFGLRLAHLSSLDNGMSVTPRMAVGWKHTYGDVSSSTRQAFVVGGTAFSVDGSSLDRDSLVLEAGLDVGISARHTLGVGYSGEIGSNSRNHGLIGQWQMSF
- a CDS encoding homocysteine S-methyltransferase family protein; the protein is MGAASTIILDGGMGRELQRAGAPFRQPEWSALALSEAPQAVEAVHAAYIDSGANVITSNSYAVVPFHIGEERFAAEGQALAALAGELARRAVQASGKAVRVAGSLPPLFGSYRPDLFEASRVTELLNPLVKGLAPHVDLWLAETQSSIVEARAIHAGLPQDGKPFWLSFTLKDEDTDEVPRLRSGEPVAEAAAVAAELGVEALLFNCSQPEVIGAAIDAARETFERLGVKIHIGAYANAFPPQPKEATANDGLDPLREDLDPPGYLHWALDWQQRGASHLGGCCGIGPEHIAVLAQKLG
- a CDS encoding HipA domain-containing protein — its product is MYNLTLQIFAVGQWHDAMVLSFTNPEKGFESRCDFGYQTTYLVDNLDALGSPFSKAVSVRFPLEWDSRRSAVPAFIHDIAPAGAAKRFLLARVGQEKPAGISADLYLLGRSTAAPIGNMRIKESAESVDEREPIGFQRQDVILRDNRFLEYAYELGAAIGGATGAGGEAPKLLLAENKAGLLFPDAVLEDSEVSQHWFVKFARNKGNRTDQDILRSEFHYYRALQTLGIETVASQGLALEEATKPSLWMQRFDRRVTAQGVERYAVESIYSLANVTTPGSAMDHLDVIRMLAGLWREAGQADQIPDLVADYLRRDLINKILGNSDNHGRNTAIIRGASSFRLAPIYDLAPMVMDDEGVTRTTKWPKALERAGDVDWRGVCRALADIADPDDPLAALADAPDSFERLRQDARRLAALPDILTESGLPDRTMNHPGIALKNLEQRLKEWDLK
- a CDS encoding DUF6124 family protein, which encodes MFKPTPNPPVTDPTSPYESPDSKKFHEAAERALDHYLGTSAADIMAAPYKPNTLYMASLEADNESLLADASETLGSATVIINNHIAQVEGTHRKTLQGIAQVVMLAELAVNRVLDRLVPTE
- a CDS encoding GNAT family N-acetyltransferase, whose protein sequence is MSQIEIRQVSADDHTAWLPLWQAYLRFYNTELPDAVTHSTWQRFLDPSEPTHAALAWADGKALGMVHYIYHRSNWSIENSCYLQDLLVAEHTRGTGVGRQLIEHVYATAKADGCCKVHWLTHESNATAIQLYERIAERPGLIQFRKAL
- a CDS encoding amino acid ABC transporter permease encodes the protein MTSFPTPPKPPQPVAESRLRRFFGFRTRLYLTWAALFCLFAGFFLSFDLKFSIILDKLPNLVGLKLAPNGFLQGAALTLFLCVCSIVASSLLGFVTALARLSKSAVAFGIASFYASFFRGTPLLIQILLIYLGLPQLGIVPGAIVAGIIALSLNYGAYLSEIFRAGILGVPYGQREASLALGMRDSVILWRITLPQAMRTIIPPTTNQFISMLKDSSLISVMGVWEVMFLAQSYGRSSYRYIEMLTTAAIIYWLMSIGLELIQARMERHYGKAYVRRS